In Ipomoea triloba cultivar NCNSP0323 chromosome 7, ASM357664v1, a single genomic region encodes these proteins:
- the LOC116024411 gene encoding TMV resistance protein N-like has protein sequence MASSSSSSTTACVYDVSLSFKGETRKSFTDHLYKNLCQAGINTFLDDEEIRKGENISAELLKAIEGSKISIIVFSKTYAQSRWCLDELVKILDCKKNLQQVILPIFYNVDPSEVRKQTGEFGKALTQHRQRFDDQKVDEWKVALTTVADLSGWDLQTMTNG, from the coding sequence ATGgcctcttcttcatcttcatctactACTGCTTGCGTGTATGATGTTTCCTTGAGTTTTAAAGGAGAGACACGAAAATCTTTTACTGATCACCTCTATAAAAATTTATGTCAAGCTGGAATTAACACCTTTCTGGATGATGAAGAAATTCGAAAAGGTGAGAACATCTCTGCTGAGCTATTGAAGGCCATCGAGGGGTCCAAGATATCTATCATCGTATTTTCCAAAACATATGCTCAATCTAGATGGTGTCTTGATGAACTGGTGAAGATTCTAGACTGTAAGAAAAATTTGCAACAGGTGATTCTGCCTATATTCTACAACGTTGATCCTTCAGAGGTTCGTAAACAAACAGGTGAATTTGGTAAGGCGTTGACTCAACATCGACAACGATTTGATGATCAAAAAGTTGATGAGTGGAAAGTTGCACTCACTACTGTTGCTGATTTATCCGGATGGGATTTGCAAACCATGACAAACGGGTAA
- the LOC116024410 gene encoding TMV resistance protein N-like has translation MASSSSSSSSSTTAWMYDVFLSFRGETRKSFTDHLYEDLRQAGINTFRDDEEIRKGENISAELLKAIEGSKISIIVFSKTYAQSRWCLDELVKILDCKKNLQQVVLPIFYNVDPLEVRKQTGEFGKALARHQQRFDDQKVDEWKIALTTVADLSGWDLQTMTNGYESKFIKKITEEVMREVNRTYINVAKYPVGIESHVSDILHLLQTQKHNDIKMFGIFGMGGVGKTTLAKAIYNLSFQKFENCCFIANIRSQASDGYNGLVRLQEKLLCKTLNGKKLEIDNVDEGISLIKERLRSKSVLIVLDDIDDTRQLESLAGQRNWFGSGSTIIITTRDVQLLSDLEAHEKYMVETLSHDESLQLLSWHAFGVPIPLEEYIELSKRIASYTDGLPLALTIIGSHLRGKSVQEWSDDAEKLKGIPNDDVLKILKISYDSLDDDTQNIFLDIACFFIGQNKNDTSMILEACGFYAKSGIRILIERCLLTTYGGGEFETLQMHDLVRDLGREIVRKESSREPGKQSRLIDPKDVFDVLPGNKGTKAIEGMIVNSNMLKIVPLNTQIFKKMVKLRILILNGTCLSGSFKYLSNELRLLRLHYCHLSCIPSNFRCEKLVELDMKGSNIKEFQCNMQHFRCLRILKLDNCIQLKKTPNFTGAHTLQKVSFRWCSKLVKVHPSIGSLERLVELEMQGCNIKEFQCNMQHFRCFRILNFDTCEQLKKTPNFTGAHALQKVSFQFCSNLVEVHPSIGSLERLVELHFERCKKLKVLPSSICNLKSLEVLDLDYCKKLRELPIDLGKLEQLRELHACETDISHIPFSLGCLRNLKELNLRQDTKKSRDGVAFFAPSVANSCSFEVIENLTSLVSLNLSGRSCNLQSLPFRLCHLSNLKDLGLEDFQNLRVLVELPPSLVRLSANNCVSLVKIVTVSNLKKLEMLCLENCKSLVELPNMESLSSLECLHISNCNALSIPDKYLHEEDFPIALRSLSSSLNEIDLMGSYYLQSLLLSLCHQYSNLMYLSLDDLQNLRSLPQLPPNLSLLSAKNCVSLEKIADLSNLKRLWSLDIQNCKSLVELLGLESVGSLRSLGIANCSGLRIPPIEKWFKVHPCRDDSVDIFVGVVDQGTIVSSLFVVCPFIVIDYSEIDYADDGRNRIDLSVRSKSSGANWILMEAKPEYKLSGMFEVPIMMGEELEVYAELHPWQKIFCVCEIHRNREGEVRFFPSTRGCIPSYNMEDGEKKRKRKRKVEIGRGGQRRFLPITRGLIPCVMTQLGQDGQXLKIVPLNTQIFKKMHFRCFRILNFDTCEQLKKTPNFTGAHALQKVSFQFCSNLVEVHPSIGSLERLVELHFERCKKLKVLPSSICNLKSLEVLDLDYCKKLRELPIDLGKLEQLRELHACETDISHIPFSLGCLRNLKELNLRQDTKKSRDGVAFFAPSVANSCSFEVIENLTSLVSLNLSGRSCNLQSLPFRLCHLSNLKDLGLEDFQNLRVLVELPPSLVRLSANNCVSLVKIVTVSNLKKLEMLCLENCKSLVELPNMESLSSLECLHISNCNALSIPDKYLHEEDFPIALRSLSSSLNEIDLMGSYYLQSLLLSLCHQYSNLMYLSLDDLQNLRSLPQLPPNLSLLSAKNCVSLEKIADLSNLKRLWSLDIQNCKSLVELLGLESVGSLRSLGIANCSGLRIPPIEKWFKVHPCRDDSVDIFVGVVDQGTIVSSLFVVCPFIVIDYSEIDYADDGRNRIDLSVRSKSSGANWILMEAKPEYKLSGMFEVPIMMGEELEVYAELHPWQKIFCVCEIHRNREGEVRFFPSTRGCIPSYNMEDGEKKRKRKRKVEIGRGGQRRFLPITRGLIPCVMTQLGQDGQRKRKRKAPIDRGGRSIRQRRQWVRVDWYHYPKAKPVVPQQACCEGDSVKISPDEVIHLSVALCQRFRGMDSFI, from the exons GTATGAATCTAAGTTCATCAAAAAAATTACTGAAGAGGTAATGCGGGAAGTGAATCGTACATACATTAATGTTGCAAAGTATCCCGTTGGAATTGAATCTCATGTGAGTGATATACTTCATTTATTGCAAACTCAAAAACATAATGATATCAAGATGTTTGGAATTTTTGGCATGGGTG GTGTGGGAAAAACAACCCTTGCCAAAGCCAT TTACAACTTGAGTTTTCAAAAGTTTGAAAATTGTTGCTTTATCGCAAACATTAGATCACAAGCTTCGGATGGGTACAATGGTTTAGTTCGTCTGCAAGAAAAACTTCTTTGCAAAACACTGAACGGAAAGAAACTTGAAATAGATAATGTTGATGAAGGAATAAGTTTGATTAAAGAAAGACTGCGATCAAAGAGTGTTCTTATTGTTCTTGATGACATAGATGACACTCGTCAACTAGAATCATTAGCAGGACAACGGAATTGGTTTGGTTCAGGGAGCACAATTATAATAACAACTAGAGATGTTCAGTTGTTGAGTGACCTGGAAGCACATGAGAAGTACATGGTAGAAACGTTAAGCCATGATGAATCCTTGCAACTGTTGAGTTGGCATGCTTTTGGTGTTCCTATACCATTAGAGGAGTATATTGAACTATCCAAAAGGATAGCAAGTTATACTGATGGACTTCCACTAGCACTTACAATTATAGGTTCTCATTTGCGTGGCAAATCAGTGCAAGAATGGAGTGATGATGCTGAGAAATTAAAAGGGATACCTAATGATGATGTTctaaaaattcttaaaataagttatgatTCACTTGATGATGATACACAGAATATCTTTCTTGATATTGCTTGTTTTTTTATTGGGCAAAACAAAAATGACACTTCTATGATATTGGAAGCTTGTGGTTTTTATGCTAAAAGTGGAATAAGAATTTTGATTGAAAGATGCTTGTTGACAACATATGGAGGTGGAGAGTTTGAAACGCTTCAGATGCATGATTTAGTACGAGATTTGGGAAGAGAAATTGTTCGAAAAGAATCTTCGCGAGAGCCGGGCAAACAAAGTAGATTGATTGACCCAAAGGATGTCTTTGATGTTCTTCCCGGGAACAAG ggaACAAAAGCAATTGAAGGGATGATTGTAAATTCTAACATGTTAAAGATTGTGCCTTTGAATACTCAAATATTCAAAAAGATGGTAAAGTTACGAATACTCATTTTGAATGGTACGTGTCTTAGCggatcttttaaatatttatccaATGAGCTCAGGTTGCTTAGATTACACTATTGCCATTTGAGTTGCATACCATCTAATTTTCGCTGTGAGAAACTTGTTGAGTTAGACATGAAAGGTAGCAATATCAAAGAATTCCAATGCAATATGCAG CATTTTAGATGCTTGAGGATCTTAAAGCTTGATAATTGTATACAACTTAAGAAAACTCCAAACTTCACTGGGGCACATACTCTTCAAAAAGTATCCTTTAGGTGGTGTTCAAAGTTGGTCAAAGTACACCCATCAATTGGAAGTTTGGAGAGACTTGTTGAGTTAGAAATGCAAGGTTGTAATATCAAAGAATTCCAATGCAATATGCAG caTTTTAGATGCTTTAGGATCTTAAATTTTGATACATGTGAACAACTTAAGAAAACACCAAACTTCACTGGGGCACATGCTCTTCAAAAAGTATCCTTTCAGTTTTGTTCAAATTTGGTCGAGGTACACCCATCAATTGGAAGTTTGGAGAGACTTGTTGAGTTACATTTTGAAAGGTGCAAGAAACTCAAGGTGCTTCCGAGTAGCATTTGCAACTTAAAATCACTTGAAGTTTTAGATTTAGATTATTGCAAAAAACTGAGGGAGCTTCCAATTGACTTGGGAAAGTTAGAGCAACTAAGAGAGTTACATGCTTGTGAAACTGACATCTCACATATACCATTTTCTTTGGGATGCTTGAGAAATCTAAAGGAACTGAATCTGCGTCAGGACACTAAGAAATCACGTGATGGTGTTGCTTTTTTTGCACCTTCAGTTGCAAATTCGTGCTCCTTTGAAGTTATTGAGAATTTGACCTCATTGGTATCTTTAAATTTATCAGGAAGAAGTTGTAATCTTCAAAGCTTACCCTTCCGCCTTTGTCATCTTTCAAACTTGAAAGATCTTGGCTTGGAGGATTTCCAAAATCTTAGAGTGCTTGTAGAACTTCCTCCTAGTTTGGTGAGGCTCTCTGCAAACAATTGTGTCTCATTGGTGAAAATAGTAACTGTATCAAACTTGAAGAAACTTGAAATGTTGTGTCTTGAAAACTGTAAAAGTTTGGTTGAGCTTCCAAACATGGAGAGTCTTTCATCCTTAGAATGTCTTCACATAAGCAATTGCAATGCTTTGAGTATTCCTGACAAGTATTTGCATGAAGAAGATTTTCCAATTGCTCTTAGGAGTTTGTCCTCCTCGTTGAATGAAATAGATTTAATGGGAAGTTATTATCTTCAAAGTTTACTATTAAGCCTTTGCCATCAATATTCCAATTTGATGTATCTCTCCTTGGACGATCTGCAGAATCTTAGATCACTTCCACAACTTCCTCCTAATTTGTCGCTACTCTCTGCAAAGAATTGTGTCTCATTAGAAAAGATAGCAGATCTATCCAACTTGAAAAGACTTTGGTCACTAGATATTCAGAACTGCAAAAGTTTGGTTGAGCTTTTAGGCTTGGAGAGTGTTGGATCCTTACGTAGTCTTGGGATAGCAAATTGCAGCGGTTTGAGGATTCCTCCGATTGAAAAGTGGTTCAAG GTACATCCCTGCAGAGATGATAGTGTCGATATTTTTGTGGGAGTAGTTGACCAGGGTACAATAGTCAGCAGTCTTTTTGTCGTGTGTCCATTCATTGTGATTGATTATAGTGAAATTGATTATGCTGATGATGGTCGTAATAGAATTGATTTGAGTGTGAGAAGCAAAAGCAGTGGTGCTAATTGGATTCTGATGGAAGCCAAACCCGAATATAAGTTGTCGGGCATGTTTGAGGTTCCAATAATGATGGGAGAAGAATTGGAGGTGTATGCAGAACTCCATCCTTGGCAGAAGATATTTTGTGTATGTGAAATACATAGAAACAGAGAAGGGGAAGTgcgtttctttccatccacaagGGGATGCATTCCTTCCTATAATATGGAAGATGgagagaagaagaggaagaggaaaaggaagGTGGAGATAGGTAGAGGCGGACAGAGGCGTTTCCTTCCAATCACAAGGGGATTGATTCCTTGTGTTATGACCCAGCTGGGACAAGATGGACAAANGTTAAAGATTGTGCCTTTGAATACTCAAATATTCAAAAAGATG caTTTTAGATGCTTTAGGATCTTAAATTTTGATACATGTGAACAACTTAAGAAAACACCAAACTTCACTGGGGCACATGCTCTTCAAAAAGTATCCTTTCAGTTTTGTTCAAATTTGGTCGAGGTACACCCATCAATTGGAAGTTTGGAGAGACTTGTTGAGTTACATTTTGAAAGGTGCAAGAAACTCAAGGTGCTTCCGAGTAGCATTTGCAACTTAAAATCACTTGAAGTTTTAGATTTAGATTATTGCAAAAAACTGAGGGAGCTTCCAATTGACTTGGGAAAGTTAGAGCAACTAAGAGAGTTACATGCTTGTGAAACTGACATCTCACATATACCATTTTCTTTGGGATGCTTGAGAAATCTAAAGGAACTGAATCTGCGTCAGGACACTAAGAAATCACGTGATGGTGTTGCTTTTTTTGCACCTTCAGTTGCAAATTCGTGCTCCTTTGAAGTTATTGAGAATTTGACCTCATTGGTATCTTTAAATTTATCAGGAAGAAGTTGTAATCTTCAAAGCTTACCCTTCCGCCTTTGTCATCTTTCAAACTTGAAAGATCTTGGCTTGGAGGATTTCCAAAATCTTAGAGTGCTTGTAGAACTTCCTCCTAGTTTGGTGAGGCTCTCTGCAAACAATTGTGTCTCATTGGTGAAAATAGTAACTGTATCAAACTTGAAGAAACTTGAAATGTTGTGTCTTGAAAACTGTAAAAGTTTGGTTGAGCTTCCAAACATGGAGAGTCTTTCATCCTTAGAATGTCTTCACATAAGCAATTGCAATGCTTTGAGTATTCCTGACAAGTATTTGCATGAAGAAGATTTTCCAATTGCTCTTAGGAGTTTGTCCTCCTCGTTGAATGAAATAGATTTAATGGGAAGTTATTATCTTCAAAGTTTACTATTAAGCCTTTGCCATCAATATTCCAATTTGATGTATCTCTCCTTGGACGATCTGCAGAATCTTAGATCACTTCCACAACTTCCTCCTAATTTGTCGCTACTCTCTGCAAAGAATTGTGTCTCATTAGAAAAGATAGCAGATCTATCCAACTTGAAAAGACTTTGGTCACTAGATATTCAGAACTGCAAAAGTTTGGTTGAGCTTTTAGGCTTGGAGAGTGTTGGATCCTTACGTAGTCTTGGGATAGCAAATTGCAGCGGTTTGAGGATTCCTCCGATTGAAAAGTGGTTCAAG GTACATCCCTGCAGAGATGATAGTGTCGATATTTTTGTGGGAGTAGTTGACCAGGGTACAATAGTCAGCAGTCTTTTTGTCGTGTGTCCATTCATTGTGATTGATTATAGTGAAATTGATTATGCTGATGATGGTCGTAATAGAATTGATTTGAGTGTGAGAAGCAAAAGCAGTGGTGCTAATTGGATTCTGATGGAAGCCAAACCCGAATATAAGTTGTCGGGCATGTTTGAGGTTCCAATAATGATGGGAGAAGAATTGGAGGTGTATGCAGAACTCCATCCTTGGCAGAAGATATTTTGTGTATGTGAAATACATAGAAACAGAGAAGGGGAAGTgcgtttctttccatccacaagGGGATGCATTCCTTCCTATAATATGGAAGATGgagagaagaagaggaagaggaaaaggaagGTGGAGATAGGTAGAGGCGGACAGAGGCGTTTCCTTCCAATCACAAGGGGATTGATTCCTTGTGTTATGACCCAGCTGGGACAAGATGGACAAaggaagaggaaaaggaagGCGCCGATAGACAGAGGCGGCAGATCTATCCGGCAGAGGCG GCAATGGGTCAGAGTTGATTGGTATCACTACCCGAAAGCAAAGCCAGTGGTGCCTCAGCAA GCATGTTGTGAAGGTGACAGTGTCAAGATTTCGCCTGATGAAGTGATACATTTGTCAGTTGCATTGTGCCAACGCTTTCGAGGCATGGATTCATTTATATGA
- the LOC116024412 gene encoding TMV resistance protein N-like, with translation MNVSKYPIGIESRVRDILHLLQAQRHDDIKMLGIFGMGGVGKTTLAKAIYNLSFQKFEGCCFIANIRSQVSKGYNGLVRLQETLLCKTLNRKKLEIKNVDEGISLIKQRLRSKSVLIVLDDIDNTSQLESLAGQRDWFGSGSTIIITTRDVQLLSDLEAHEKYMVETLSPCESLQLLSLHAFGVPIPLEEYIDLSERIASYTGGLPLALTIIGSHLRGKSVQEWSDDAKKLRGIPHDDVQKILKISYDSLDDDTRNIFLDIACFLLGMTKMTLL, from the coding sequence ATGAATGTTTCAAAGTATCCTATTGGAATTGAATCTCGTGTCAGAGATATACTTCATTTATTGCAAGCTCAAAGACATGATGATATCAAGATGCTTGGAATCTTTGGCATGGGTGGTGTGGGAAAAACAACCCTTGCTAAAGCCATTTATAACTTGAGTTTTCAAAAGTTTGAAGGTTGCTGCTTTATTGCAAACATTAGATCACAAGTTTCTAAAGGGTACAATGGTTTAGTTCGTTTACAAGAGACACTTCTTTGCAAAACACTTAACCGAAAGAaacttgaaataaaaaatgttgatGAAGGAATAAGTTTGATAAAACAAAGACTGCGATCAAAAAGTGTTCTTATTGTTCTTGATGACATAGACAATACTAGTCAACTTGAATCATTAGCAGGACAACGGGATTGGTTTGGTTCAGGGAGCACAATTATAATAACAACTAGAGATGTTCAGTTGTTGAGTGACCTGGAAGCACACGAGAAGTACATGGTAGAAACGTTAAGCCCTTGTGAATCCTTGCAACTCTTGAGTTTGCATGCTTTTGGTGTTCCTATACCATTAGAGGAGTATATTGACCTATCCGAAAGGATAGCAAGTTATACTGGTGGACTTCCACTAGCACTTACAATTATAGGTTCTCATTTGCGTGGAAAATCAGTGCAAGAATGGAGTGATGATGCTAAGAAATTAAGAGGGATACCTCATGATGATGttcaaaaaattcttaaaataagttatgatTCACTTGATGATGATACTCGAAATATCTTTCTTGATATTGCTTGTTTTTTATTGGGCATGACAAAAATGACACTTCTATGA